The following proteins come from a genomic window of Aspergillus oryzae RIB40 DNA, chromosome 4:
- the pre6 gene encoding proteasome core particle subunit alpha 4 (20S proteasome, regulatory subunit alpha type PSMA7/PRE6), which yields MHSTFTTYDPDGHVFQVEYAMEAVKRGTCAVGVKGKDVVVLGCEKRSALKLQDTRITPSKIAVLDNHAVLAFAGLNADARILIDKARLEAQSHRLTVEDPVTIEYITKYIAGVQQRYTQSGGVRPFGISTLVVGFDPNDKVPRLYQTEPSGIYSAWKANAIGRSSKTVREFLERNHEDDMDREQTIQLTIKSLLEVVQTGAKNIEVAIMSPGQTIEMLPEDQIEAYVKSIETEKQEEAAKKKTARTSTTTAAILTRGGGESGDA from the exons ACCTATGA CCCTGATGGGCACGTCTTCCAGGTGGAGTATGCCATGGAAGCTGTTAAGAGAG GGACCTGCGCCGTCGGAGTAAAAGGTAAAGATGTTGTCGTGCTGGGCTGCGAGAAGCGCTCCGCCTTGAAGCTCCAAGATACCCGCATCACACCGTCGAAGATCGCCGTGCTGGACAACCATGCCGTTCTCGCTTTCGCTGGATTGAACGCCGATGCTCGTATCCTCATCGATAAGGCTAGACTAGAGGCCCAGTCCCACCGCTTGACCGTTGAAGACCCCGTCACCATCGAATACATCACCAAATATATCGCCGGTGTGCAGCAGCGGTACACGCAAAGTGGAGGTGTTCGGCCCTTCGGTATTAGTACCTTGGTTGTGGGGTTCGATCCGAATGATAAGGTGCCGAGATTATATCAGACGGAGCCTTCGGGTATCTATTCTGCTTG GAAGGCCAACGCTATCGGCCGTTCTAGCAAGACTGTTCGGGAATTCCTCGAGCGCAACcacgaggatgatatggacCGTGAGCAGACGATTCAGCTTACCATCAAGTCGTTGTTGGAGGTCGTGCAGACCGGCGCCAAGAACATCGAGGTGGCTATTATGTCGCCCGGGCAGACGATCGAGATGCTGCCAGAAGATCAGATCGAGGCCTACGTTAAGAGTATAGAAACCGAGAAGCAAGAGGAggctgcgaagaagaagacagccCGGACTAGCACCACGACGGCGGCCATCCTAACACGAGGTGGTGGCGAGTCCGGCGACGCCTAG
- a CDS encoding putative inositol polyphosphate phosphatase (inositol polyphosphate 5-phosphatase and related proteins) codes for MEGNGRSRDGTDSAPLRPVSSLLSHFENLSHRRAPSASPSGPRDPTSYLKSPEPVDDFRSARASLDLSRPRSPWVPSADFQNGQGTEYTNGAPRQRGVSSGRSPGRRQSRPMSMNLHSSPQLAPTLTVDSPRSPPRGFGTHPDHNEDIRTARTPPNAPRESLPPRPIAQANSLTRPTTPTYASSVPTEHRIAHLSPGHPDSAVSTRDSPPERRLKSASLPPPANRAEKPKIPAKPAGLSFHDGNGLAPRQERPHVEDGVSPFNTPPGSPDKSPPKVPSATKPQPPASPRPVPPPVRRSFDERRPHPNALGLPERPQPRRPSPRPTRDTKPLMVQIPSRQTSQQETMSAIPHTAHRFQSFDSPREPPGLPPRQPSIARRGARSPGAQLDRLRSPVQPECPPRPELRPHPTGEVHTPRQLQRQPSFSRETKPGPPPAIPERPVVDRPVVERQPVRPVPAPSEDEQPLDEAPAPRTDYPDASLANRRPPLLKKGPQEIPTRYDTRLMDVCGKYVCTTGYLTRVWDLTTGEQIMTLSHGETVKCLSLAFKPGKGLEDEGQRLWLGTSAGDLHEVDISTQSIVASRSYPSRREVIKIHRHKKEMWTLDDEGRLLVWPPDESGTPNLQYSYHNPYDRVARGHTFSVVVGDTLWLATGREVQIYRPNARDDVSFKVLKRPLGSQHSGEVTSGAYTTKDGGRVYLGHADGKVTIYSAHDYTCLGVVNVSVYKINCLGIVGDYLWAGYKTGMIYVYDTSTNPWMVRKDWRAHDSPVSAFLLDTSSVWTMNRLQVTSLGTDNCIRLWDGMLEDDWMESRMQAKDVEYCTFREIRASILTWNAGASTPGSARTSTFIQDAIHPEDPPEILVFGFQELVDLENKKITAKSLLMGSKKKESSEKEHISRQYRVWMEHLTRVINECMPLEESYVLLHSANMIGLFTCIFVKHKERQRIKDLSAAEVKRGMGGLHGNKGALILRFILDDSSLCFVNCHLAAGQSHTTHRNNDIAAILESEALPAETSLMTRADRFVSGGDGSMIMDHEICILNGDLNYRIDSIPRNVIIEDIRNNRFTKLLERDQLLASRRKNPGFRLRSFIEAPITFAPTYKYDVGTDDYDTSDKKRSPAWCDRVLYRGIGRVKQLEYRRHEARASDHRPVSASFKLRVKTVQPNERAAVWESCQQEFQKEKRRLASEARPLF; via the exons ATGGAGGGAAATGGTAGATCGAGGGACGGCACCGATAGTGCTCCCCTG AGACCAGTGTCTTCCCTTTTGTCTCATTTCGAGAACCTATCCCATCGCCGAGCCCCGTCCGCCTCTCCAAGCGGCCCCCGCGACCCGACCTCGTACCTGAAATCCCCTGAGCCCGTTGACGACTTTCGTTCGGCCCGCGCCTCTCTGGATTTGTCTCGTCCGCGGTCTCCTTGGGTCCCCTCTGCAGACTTTCAGAATGGCCAGGGGACCGAGTATACAAATGGCGCTCCGCGTCAACGTGGGGTGTCTTCGGGACGATCGCCAGGCAGACGGCAAAGCAGACCCATGTCGATGAACCTACATTCTTCGCCGCAACTGGCGCCCACCCTCACAGTCGATTCGCCGCGATCCCCTCCACGGGGCTTTGGGACGCATCCGGACCACAATGAGGATATTCGAACGGCTCGCACGCCACCGAATGCTCCGCGGGAATCGTTGCCGCCCAGGCCCATTGCGCAGGCAAACTCCCTTACTCGCCCGACCACTCCTACCTATGCATCGTCGGTGCCGACCGAACATAGAATCGCTCACCTGtctccaggccatccagACTCTGCAGTATCGACGCGCGACAGTCCGCCAGAGCGACGGTTGAAGAGTGCTTCGTTACCTCCACCCGCTAACCGAGCAGAGAAGCCTAAAATCCCCGCCAAACCTGCTGGCTTATCATTCCATGATGGAAATGGCTTGGCTCCTCGTCAGGAACGTCCCCATGTAGAGGATGGGGTATCTCCCTTCAATACGCCCCCTGGCAGTCCCGACAAATCACCACCGAAAGTACCATCCGCCACAAAGCCGCAGCCGCCGGCTTCCCCTCGACCCGTACCCCCGCCGGTTCGGAGATCTTTCGACGAAAGGAGACCTCACCCGAATGCACTTGGCTTGCCGGAGCGGCCACAACCTCGGCGGCCATCCCCGAGACCTACACGAGACACGAAACCCCTGATGGTACAAATTCCGTCGCGGCAAACCTCTCAGCAGGAAACCATGTCGGCTATACCACATACCGCCCATCGTTTCCAGAGTTTCGACAGCCCTAGAGAGCCCCCGGGCTTGCCCCCGCGGCAGCCGTCGATAGCACGTCGAGGTGCTCGGTCGCCAGGAGCGCAGCTTGATCGTTTACGGAGTCCGGTCCAGCCTGAGTGCCCCCCTCGGCCGGAATTGCGTCCACACCCTACAGGCGAAGTCCATACCCCGAGACAGCTCCAGCGACAACCGTCGTTTTCGCGTGAGACCAAGCCTGGACCTCCCCCTGCCATTCCGGAGCGCCCTGTTGTTGATCGGCCGGTTGTGGAGAGGCAACCTGTGCGTCCAGTTCCGGCCCCGAGCGAGGATGAGCAGCCCCTCGATGAGGCCCCCGCTCCCCGGACGGACTACCCAGATGCGTCTCTCGCTAACCGGCGACCGCCGCTTTTGAAGAAAGGCCCTCAGGAGATCCCGACGCGCTATGACACGCGACTCATGGATGTGTGCGGGAAGTACGTATGTACTACTGGTTATCTGACCCGAGTTTGGGACCTCACGACGGGCGAGCAGATCATGACTCTCAGTCATGGCGAAACCGTCAAGTGTCTGTCGCTAGCTTTTAAACCAGGGAAGGGTCTGGAGGACGAGGGACAGCGACTGTGGCTTGGTACCAGCGCTGGTGATCTTCACGAGGTTGATATTTCGACTCAATCGATTGTGGCGTCACGATCCTATCCCTCCCGCCGGGAAGTGATCAAGATCCATCGACATaagaaggagatgtggaCTTTAGATGACGAGGGGCGCTTGCTCGTCTGGCCACCAGACGAGTCCGGGACTCCTAATCTCCAGTATAGCTACCATAATCCCTATGACCGGGTTGCGCGTGGGCATACATTCTCTGTTGTAGTAGGCGATACGCTGTGGCTGGCAACGGGTCGAGAGGTACAAATCTATCGACCCAATGCACGCGACGATGTGTCCTTCAAAGTGCTCAAGCGGCCGTTAGGCTCACAGCATTCCGGAGAGGTAACATCCGGTGCTTATACTACCAAAGATGGCGGCCGTGTGTATCTGGGACACGCTGATGGAAAGGTGACTATATACTCGGCCCATGATTATACGTGTCTCGGGGTTGTAAATGTGAGTGTATACAAGATCAATTGCTTAGGTATTGTCGGGGACTATCTTTGGGCTGGGTACAAGACAGGCATGATCTATGTGTACGATACGTCAACCAATCCGTGGATGGTGCGGAAGGATTGGCGGGCTCATGACAGTCCGGTGTCTGCATTCCTCCTCGACACCAGCAGCGTGTGGACGATGAACCGGCTTCAAGTGACTTCGTTAGGAACAGATAACTGTATTCGCCTGTGGGACGgcatgctggaggatgattGGATGG AATCCCGGATGCAAGCTAAGGACGTGGAGTACTGTACCTTCCGGGAGATCCGCGCGTCAATTCTGACGTGGAATGCCGGTGCCTCCACCCCCGGTAGCGCGCGTACATCGACCTTTATCCAAGACGCTATCCATCCTGAAGACCCTCCTGAGATTCTAGTCTTTGGCTTCCAGGAACTGGTGGATCTCGAGAATAAGAAAATTACAGCCA AGAGCTTGCTTATGGGaagtaagaagaaggagagcagCGAGAAAGAGCATATCAGCCGTCAGTACCGCGTGTGGATGGAGCATCTAACACGGGTCATCAACGAGTGCATGCCCCTTGAAGAGTCGTATGTGCTTTTGCATAGCGCGAACATGATTGGGCTGTTCACATGTATCTTCGTGAAACATAAAGAGCGACAGCGGATCAAGGATCTGAGCGCTGCAGAGGTGAAGCGTGGAATGGGTGGATTGCATGGAAACAAG GGCGCACTTATCCTCCGCTTCATTCTGGACGATAGTTCTCTGTGCTTTGTGAACTGTCATTTGGCAGCTGGACAGTCGCACACGACACACCGAAACAACGATATCGCCGCCATCCTGGAGTCAGAGGCCCTGCCGGCTGAAACTAGTCTCATGACTCGCGCGGATCGTTTTGTCAGTGGCGGAGATGGATCAATGATCATGGATCACGAGATCTGTATCTTGAACGGAGACCTGAACTATCGTATAGACTCTATACCACGCAACGTCATCATCGAGGACATTCGCAACAACCGATTCACCAAGTTGCTCGAGCGAGACCAATTGCTGGCATCAAGACGCAAGAACCCAGGTTTCCGTCTGCGATCTTTCATCGAGGCTCCGATCACGTTTGCACCGACATATAAGTATGATGTGGGCACCGATGACTACGACACTAGCGACAAGAAACGCTCTCCCGCATGGTGTGATCGTGTCCTGTATCGGGGAATAGGCCGGGTGAAGCAACTTGAATACCGACGACACGAAGCCAGAGCCTCTGATCACCGTCCAGTCAGCGCATCGTTCAAACTCCGGGTCAAGACCGTCCAACCCAACGAACGCGCCGCAGTCTGGGAATCCTGCCAGCAGGAGTTccagaaggaaaagcgccGACTTGCCTCGGAAGCAAG GCCACTATTTTGA
- a CDS encoding uncharacterized protein (predicted protein) produces the protein MHFHVKHAILLAAFFGLHLGTSVGAESPNQSASETALPQFVSSAVTTNEASPDIIPSLDHTPRLNSKHKVPTAGVASSQPLHVNNTALPGKVVRPLYERAPRVTVQRWNGLDDGTITDPTFVRDVRPSMFGTAYQHSEVDTFARQGYESMKGQDRPKILVGALYIPGSGAYLCSVPGEPARKRFRATAHEVAPAWWHVVKDRRPRDIYHAEDCTAYRYELSRTNKLSPGMTYPEGSYFAVFGERDGKQSAE, from the exons ATGCACTTTCACGTCAAACATGCAATCCTCCTGGCGGCTTTCTTCGGCCTGCACTTGGGCACTTCTGTAGGAGCTG AAAGCCCCAATCAATCGGCCTCGGAGACTGCGTTGCCGCAGTTTGTTTCATCCGCCGTGACAACAAATGAAGCGAGCCCGGATATCATTCCCAGCCTTGACCACACTCCTAGATTGAACTCCAAGCACAAGGTACCTACTGCAGGTGTGGCTTCAAGCCAGCCGCTACATGTGAACAACACAGCCTTACCGGGTAAGGTTGTTAGGCCTCTCTATGAGCGTGCGCCGAGAGTTACTGTGCAACGATGGAATGGGCTTGATGATGGAACTATAACCGACCCAACCTTTGTGCGTGATGTCAGGCCATCCATGTTCGGGACAGCATACCAACACTCCGAAGTTGATACATTTGCTCGACAGGGGTATGAAAGTATGAAGGGGCAAGACAGACCAAAAATTCTGGTGGGAGCTCTTTATATCCCTGGGTCGGGGGCTTACCTATGCTCGGTACCAGGTGAGCCCGCCAGGAAGCGCTTCAGAGCAACGGCCCACGAAGTGGCCCCTGCATGGTGGCATGTTGTTAAGGACCGCCGACCACGAGACATATACCATGCTGAAGATTGTACAGCCTACCGATATGAATTATCACGGACGAACAAGCTTAGTCCTGGAATGACATATCCTGAAGGCTCCTATTTTGCTGTTTTTGGCGAGCGAGATG GAAAACAAAGTGCTGAATGA
- a CDS encoding uncharacterized protein (predicted protein), producing the protein MPKSNRPPYRLDKLAAFGQEHQQPCGSRKRSKDDDNLSGTTMNDHPNCTAESSVICLHSPSVEASSTGSSPIPAGLGISWGSNTAASSSAPDIQLSETAKDYPAPLVPSSLRRAVSPCKSKTSAGALAYNEIPPRQDINKPLPPAPPLAPSRARGGKQRALPLKPLPYHLAVLDKAFERAGLMHNMSPPAPEHPDDPQRHTAVPGAIGQDRLSLKAGDRAARPHQPWRAIGWLARQKTDTAQSTSRADTERTRVSKPNRSTNELVSRPRTLGRLLQRLHLPWQSHRESSRPDSDSTQSNSPSRKSIEEISTCQSLSQPAPNTSTLPGARPSRTHCRPVDRMRRVLSALMEERISVHLTSSAEVDQERHIHSLLQDAQRLLLDGLHQVSRQDGAGTVPPTPATYIQPPPNINASIPSAPVFPPPRRSIHELDGRSLIPRVSSAPDQSIMLRILWEVNCLEDLFSMALVNREAYQVFKENELQLMQATLWKVSPPAWELLQVSEPHWDRGLLASSRSAAASFYLRHYARNLYNLTRIKFLILDHCQTVLRPDTISELRDPYSRLGTVDAAVYRVWTFCQLFGCQKGREWDIDGQIRWLRGDTVGADLPSICNTSPDANDVNNVLFIPPEGFAQGNQGPLSQSQLRDMMEIWTAMAALLDFLRDETSRARSVGVFDNAPVTAGDIQQERLMLRTWLRFIITLGPIAVLELAPSGPYSDPETAFRRASSQGWTDWVPPTPGSHSSGFLTGAIQTLLETSTCPPEIEADTATATAAD; encoded by the exons ATGCCCAAGTCAAATCGACCACCCTATCGGTTGGATAAACTGGCAGCTTTCGGCCAGGAGCACCAGCAGCCATGTGGGTCAAGAAAACGATCGAAAGATGATGACAACCTAAGTGGCACTACTATGAACGATCATCCAAACTGCACCGCAGAGAGCTCAGTGATCTGCCTTCATAGTCCATCCGTGGAAGCCAGCTCGACCGGATCTAGCCCGATACCCGCTGGCCTCGGTATCTCGTGGGGCTCCAATACTGCAGCCAGTTCTTCAGCTCCAGATATACAGTTGTCTGAGACAGCCAAGGACTATCCCGCTCCATTAGTACCTTCATCACTCCGCCGCGCAGTCAGTCCGTGCAAGTCCAAAACATCCGCTGGCGCATTGGCCTACAATGAAATTCCGCCTCGGCAAGATATCAACAAGCCTCTTCCACCCGCGCCACCCCTCGCACCCTCTCGGGCTCGTGGAGGCAAGCAGCGAGCGTTACCTCTTAAGCCACTTCCTTATCACCTAGCAGTGCTTGACAAAGCGTTCGAGCGGGCTGGTCTCATGCACAATATGTCGCCACCCGCACCGGAGCACCCAGATGATCCTCAAAGGCACACAGCAGTGCCCGGTGCGATCGGGCAGGATCGTCTATCACTGAAAGCAGGTGACCGGGCTGCTAGGCCGCATCAGCCTTGGCGAGCTATCGGATGGTTGGCGCGCCAGAAAACAGATACGGCTCAATCGACAAGCCGTGCTGACACGGAGCGTACAAGAGTATCGAAGCCAAACAGATCAACGAATGAATTGGTTTCCCGTCCTAGGACCCTTGGTCGGCTGTTACAGCGCCTCCATCTACCATGGCAATCACACCGGGAATCGTCGCGCCCTGACTCTGATTCCACTCAATCAAACTCCCCCTCTAGAAAATCAATTGAAGAGATTTCCACATGTCAGTCCCTATCGCAACCCGCGCCCAATACGAGCACGCTGCCTGGGGCTCGGCCAAGTCGGACTCATTGTAGGCCTGTCGACCGCATGAGGCGTGTTCTTTCCGCCTTGATGGAGGAGCGGATCTCTGTCCACCTCACCAGCTCTGCGGAGGTCGATCAGGAGCGACATATCCACAGTCTCCTCCAAGATGCACAGCGGTTGCTACTGGATGGCCTTCATCAGGTGTCCCGCCAAGATGGGGCAGGAACTGTCCCACCCACTCCTGCAACCTACATTCAACCGCCCCCTAACATAAATGCGTCCATCCCCTCAGCTCCGGTCTTCCCACCACCGCGGCGTAGCAttcatgagcttgatggcCGGTCATTGATACCGCGAGTGTCATCAGCACCCGATCAATCAATTATGCTGCGGATCCTATGGGAGGTCAACTGCCTGGAGGACCTTTTCTCCATGGCCTTGGTTAACCGAGAGGCGTACCAGGTCTTCAAAGAGAATGAGCTCCAGCTGATGCAAGCAACGCTTTGGAAGGTTTCTCCTCCAGCATGGGAGCTTCTGCAGGTGAGTGAGCCACACTGGGACAGGGGGCTACTCGCGAGTAGTAGGtctgcagcagcaagctTCTATCTTCGACACTATGCCCGGAACCTGTACAACCTGACCCGCATCAAATTTCTCATACTGGACCACTGTCAGACCGTATTACGCCCAGATACAATCTCGGAGCTCCGAGACCCCTATAGCAGGCTGGGCACGGTAGATGCAGCTGTTTACCGCGTCTGGACATTCTGTCAGCTGTTCGGGTGTCAGAAGGGCCGGGAGTGGGATATCGATGGTCAGATCCGATGGCTCCGAGGGGATACTGTCGGCGCGGACCTTCCCTCAATATGTAATACCAGCCCTGATGCTAACGATGTCAACAACGTGCTCTTTATCCCGCCTGAGGGATTTGCACAAGGAAACCAGGGCCCTTTATCACAATCACAGCTCCGTGACATGATGGAAATTTGGaccgccatggctgctttACTGGACTTCTTGCGGGATGAGACCAGCCGTGCACGCTCGGTGGGTGTTTTTGACAATGCTCCTGTCACCGCTGGGGACATCCAGCAGGAGCGTTTAATGCTGA GAACATGGCTTCGCTTTATAATTACACTCGGACCGATTGCTGTTCTAGAGCTAGCACCATCTGGTCCCTACTCCGACCCTGAAACAGCCTTCCGGCGGGCGAGCTCCCAGGGCTGGACGGACTGGGTGCCACCCACTCCTGGATCTCATTCCAGTGGCTTCCTGACTGGGGCGATCCAGACCCTATTAGAGACGAGCACTTGTCCGCCGGAGATCGAAGCAGatacagcaacagcaacagccgcAGATTAG